A window from Triticum aestivum cultivar Chinese Spring chromosome 6D, IWGSC CS RefSeq v2.1, whole genome shotgun sequence encodes these proteins:
- the LOC123145631 gene encoding protein trichome birefringence-like 1 produces MKGAAWRGHGGLPAADHLGAGALAAARRARLCIYGVALAFGAFAAFLAFAPSLPAPPPSSPSAAWLDGVLASASPYRAQVSGFFSSLFPANSSHSSFPGPPGPGVVAARRSGPGGGGLAAGGGRAGTNGSTAVRPHGQSGGGNSESSNATAAVGARTNGSSPGQQSGGGGAVPGGNSGGVRTDNPATGNAAASAARSDAPPRDHAGGGEAASNSSGIAAAAPNNSSGIAAAEAKAGATIGGSAQTGTTAKGGAPVRINGSEVNASSAEATASNGTAIPSVNQTRSAVSAMLHGNVAAPHRRGHPGKNHTAQDSAAHHDQQQSVNRAAVASGGSNSTKTMHKEATAPSQGSAGLVKGHAAQATNSSAVPVMGNRHPAKEAANAGGQTKKLHSIEAMGRCDMFYGNWVRDDSYPLYPEGSCPHVDESFNCHLNGRPDKAYQRLRWQPRGCSIPRLNPTDMLERLRGKRLVFVGDSLNRNMWESLVCILRSSVKDKRRVFEVSGNHKFRAEGSYSFLFQDYNCTVEFFRSPFLVQEWDMLVTRGKKKETLRLDKIDQSSSRYKNADVIVFNTGHWWTHEKTSLGKDYYQEGNQVYSQLNVHDAYRRALNTWARWVDSNINPKKTTVFFRGYSASHFSGGQWNSGGSCDKETEPITNGKYLMPYPQKMSILEEVLHGMKTPVAYLNITRMTDYRKEGHPSVYRKQKLSEEERKSPELYQDCSHWCLPGVPDSWNELLYAQILVKQHQMLHQ; encoded by the exons ATGAagggcgcggcgtggaggggccACGGCGGCCTGCCCGCGGCCGACCACCTCGGCGCCGGGGCCCTCGCGGCCGCGCGGCGGGCCAGGCTCTGCATCTACGGCGTCGCGCTCGCCTTCGGCGCCTTCGCGGCCTTCCTCGCCTTCGCGCCCTCGCTCCCCGCGCCCccgccctcctcgccctccgccGCGTGGCTCGACGGCGTCCTCGCCTCCGCCTCGCCCTACCGCGCGCAGGTCTCgggcttcttctcctccctcttcCCCGCCAACTCCTCCCACTCCTCCTTCCCCGGGCCTCCCGGTCCCGGCGTCGTCGCGGCGAGGCggagcgggccgggcggcggcgggctcgcggcgggcggcgggcgggccGGGACCAACGGGTCAACTGCGGTTCGTCCTCACGGGCAATCCGGGGGCGGCAATTCCGAGTCCAGTAACGCTACCGCGGCGGTGGGCGCGCGGACCAACGGCTCCAGTCCTGGCCAGCAatcgggaggcggaggagcggtACCAGGCGGCAATTCGGGAGGAGTTCGCACCGACAACCCCGCTACCGGTAAcgctgctgcttcggcggcgcggagCGACGCGCCGCCCCGTGATCACGCGGGAGGCGGTGAAGCGGCCAGCAATTCGTCAGGTATCGCCGCTGCTGCTCCCAACAATTCCTCAGGAATCGCAGCTGCTGAGGCGAAGGCTGGGGCCACGATCGGCGGTTCAGCCCAGACTGGCACCACGGCGAAGGGAGGTGCGCCTGTTCGGATCAACGGCTCCGAGGTGAATGCAAGTTCAGCGGAAGCCACGGCGAGCAACGGGACGGCGATTCCATCCGTCAATCAGACCCGCAGTGCAGTTTCAGCGATGCTGCACGGCAATGTTGCTGCGCCTCATAGGAGAGGACATCCAGGCAAGAACCACACCGCTCAAGATTCGGCGGCCCACCATGATCAGCAGCAGAGTGTAAACAGAGCTGCTGTTGCTTCAGGTGGAAGCAACAGTACGAAGACTATGCACAAGGAAGCCACTGCTCCTTCTCAAGGGAGCGCCGGTTTGGTGAAAGGCCACGCAGCACAGGCCACCAACAGCAGCGCGGTGCCGGTGATGGGGAACAGACATCCTGCCAAAGAGGCTGCCAATGCTGGTGGTCAGACGAAGAAGCTTCACTCGATCGAGGCGATGGGCCGATGCGACATGTTCTACGGCAATTGGGTCCGGGACGACTCGTACCCTCTCTACCCGGAGGGATCGTGCCCTCACGTCGACGAGTCCTTCAACTGCCACCTCAACGGCCGCCCCGATAAGGCCTACCAGAGACTCCGGTGGCAGCCCCGCGGGTGCAGCATCCCGAG GTTGAACCCAACTGATATGCTGGAGAGGCTGCGGGGAAAGCGACTCGTGTTCGTTGGCGATTCACTCAACAGAAACATGTGGGAGTCACTCGTTTGCATCTTGAGGAGTTCTGTAAAAGACAAGAGGAGGGTTTTTGAGGTGTCCGGGAACCACAAGTTCAGGGCCGAGGGCTCCTACTCTTTCCTCTTTCAG GACTACAATTGTACTGTGGAGTTCTTCCGCTCCCCTTTCCTTGTTCAGGAATGGGATATGCTTGTCACGCGTGGAAAGAAAAAGGAAACTCTTAGGCTTGACAAAATTGATCAATCATCCTCGAGGTACAAGAATGCAGATGTCATTGTTTTCAATACTGGGCACTGGTGGACACATGAGAAAACTTCCCTTGG GAAAGATTACTATCAAGAGGGCAACCAAGTGTACAGTCAGCTGAATGTCCATGACGCCTACCGGAGAGCTCTCAACACCTGGGCCAGGTGGGTTGATTCCAATATAAATCCCAAGAAAACAACTGTGTTTTTCAGAGGCTACTCAGCGTCCCATTTCAG CGGAGGGCAGTGGAATTCAGGCGGCAGCTGCGACAAGGAAACTGAGCCGATAACAAACGGAAAGTACCTCATGCCATACCCGCAGAAGATGAGCATTCTGGAGGAGGTCCTCCATGGGATGAAAACACCAGTGGCCTACCTGAACATTACAAGGATGACTGACTACAGGAAGGAGGGACATCCTTCAGTCTACCGCAAGCAGAAGTTGAGCGAGGAGGAGCGCAAGTCCCCAGAGCTATACCAGGACTGCAGCCACTGGTGCCTTCCTGGAGTGCCAGACTCCTGGAACGAGCTCCTCTACGCACAGATTCTGGTCAAGCAGCATCAGATGCTACACCAATAA